One window from the genome of Bacteroidota bacterium encodes:
- the mazG gene encoding nucleoside triphosphate pyrophosphohydrolase encodes MNEKLKAFERLLIIMDELREQCPWDKKQTIESLRHLTIEETYELADAILDKDMDNIKKELGDILLHIVFYARIASETKQFDIADVIHTLCDKLVHRHPHIYGDVKVKDEQEVKENWEKLKMKEGNTSVLGGVPKSLPSLVKAARIQEKARAVGFDWENKNQVWEKVEEEINEFKAEVDSKSDSDKIEGEFGDVLFSLINYARFLEINPENALEKTNKKFIKRFQFLEAEASKSGKQLSEMTLAEMDVYWNKAKLL; translated from the coding sequence TTGAGCGATTGTTAATCATAATGGATGAATTGAGGGAACAATGTCCCTGGGATAAAAAGCAAACCATTGAGTCTTTGCGCCACCTTACCATTGAAGAAACCTATGAATTGGCAGATGCCATTTTGGATAAGGACATGGACAACATTAAGAAAGAGCTCGGCGATATTTTATTGCACATTGTATTTTATGCCCGCATTGCCAGTGAAACCAAGCAGTTCGATATTGCTGATGTAATCCATACTTTGTGTGATAAGTTGGTTCATCGCCATCCTCATATTTATGGTGATGTAAAAGTTAAAGATGAACAGGAAGTAAAGGAGAATTGGGAGAAATTGAAAATGAAAGAAGGAAATACTTCTGTTTTAGGCGGGGTTCCTAAATCATTACCATCGCTTGTAAAAGCAGCTCGCATTCAGGAAAAAGCTCGTGCTGTGGGATTTGACTGGGAAAATAAAAATCAAGTATGGGAAAAAGTGGAAGAAGAAATAAATGAGTTTAAAGCCGAAGTTGATAGCAAATCGGATAGCGATAAAATTGAAGGCGAGTTTGGTGATGTATTGTTTTCGTTGATTAATTATGCCCGGTTTTTAGAAATAAATCCTGAAAACGCACTCGAGAAAACGAACAAAAAATTTATTAAACGCTTTCAATTTTTAGAAGCTGAAGCAAGTAAATCCGGTAAACAACTCA